The genomic stretch CGTTGCCTcaaaaccacccccccccccaaaaaaaaaaaaaaaaaaaaaaaaaaagaaatacaactATGCCTTGAAGATGCACCCGTGCAATCTCCCAATTGGCCCACGCGTCTGACGTTTCCTACATCAGACCGGTAGGGTCCTTGCACCCATATATTATATAGTTAATTCCAAGAAATTTTACATATTTCATGTTTCAAGGCTGGATGCAACAATTATTGCTTATTAAATTGAGAAAAGTAGTCGGTTAGGTTAGTCCAAACATAGTTGGGTGTGAATAGACCCAACTAGGTATTTTCATGTCCGACTATGCTTGGGAATGAGAATGTTAGTCTGGTagggttcttttctccttaaattaattattattgtATTAATTAATTGAGTTGATAAATAGGCTAGCATTCTAGTGAGAGGTACTTATTTCTATTTGTTCTAATTCGGAGGAGATCTGttaatattttaattcaaatcaaaatcaaaccgaaaagAGAAACTTTGAAATAGTGGTCCTCTCTATAGCCATTGAGACACCTAGTGAGGCATCCAATGGCTGAAAAGAACCACCACTCACCCGGACACATGGACTTTCGCCCCATGCAACGCTGACATTGTGATGCCTCATTTGATGTCTTTTGACCGGAGAATTCAACGTTTCTAGACGCCACACATGTGAGGTAAGGAAATGTCAAACaaatgaagagaaaataaaactaaaaaaataaaaataaaataaaataaaaagcgccggggtgggggggggggggggggggggttggtgggGAATTAAGAAATTCTATAAATTTGGTCGAGAACTGGCACTCCTATGCACAAACAGTTCTGCATTTCTCAGCCATAGCTAAAGAAGGAAATTATCGCAATAGCTAGCAActtcatttccttcttttgttggGTTCTAGTCTTCCAAATGCAATGGAGTACTCTTGGTTCATGATCCTCTTATCTCTTTGTCTCTGTGCAGCAGCCACCAATGTTTTCCTCATCCTCTTCTCTCAGAGCAAATCCAAGAAAAGCAAACTCTCTTTACCACCAGGCCCTCCTTCACTCCCCATAGTAGGCAGCATCTTCTTGCTCAAAAGATTGTTAACCGATGCCGAATCACTCGTCCGTGACCTCTCCTACAAATACGGACCAATCATCACCATCCGCATTGGCTCTGGCCTCTCAGTATTTATTTCCAGCCATTCATTAGCCCATCAAGCTCTAATCGAGAATGGTGCCGCCTTTAGCTACCGCCCAGGAGCTGTCACACCCAGCTGCATCTTTCAAAACACCAATCCAGATACTGGTTCCTCCTCTGGCAATCGTTGGAGGTTCCTCCGTCGTAACCTCACTTCCGAACTTCTTATCCCTTCTCGGTATAAGTGTTTTGGTCGCGCCCGCAGAAGCTTCTTGGAAACAGCTGATTCGTTGCTCAAATACCATGTTGAGTCAGGCGAGCCTGTGCCTGTGGTAGATCCCTTCCGATATGCCATGTTTTCTTTGTTGCTTTTCATGTGCTTTGGTGAGAAATTTGATGAGAAAGTCATCAAAGATATTATGGAAATAGAAGGGACTGTCGTAGCCAATTACAAAAGACTTTCTGTGTTCCAAGGGTTCCCCACCTTTGGGAAATTCGTCTTCAGAAAACATTTGAGTGATATTCGCCGCAAACAAAAATCTGCTCTACTTCCTTTGATCAAATCCCGTCGAGAACGAAGGGAGAAGATCAAACAAGAAAACCAAGATGAGAATATTATCGCCTACATCGATTCActctttgatctcgaattcaaagatgaagaaggaaggaagatgaGTGATGAAGAAATAGTGATATTCATCTGTGAGATTATGGATGCAGGGAGTGACGCAACATCAACTGTGTTTGAATGGATCATGGCCCACCTTGTGAAGGACCAAACCATCCAAGAAAAGCTCTATTCTGAGATCCAAGAGGTTGTGAATtcagaagaagagatcaaagaaGAGGATTTGCAGAAGATGCCATATCTGAAGGCAGTGGTATTAGAAGGGCTGAGGTTAAACCCACCTGCCCACTTTCTGCTGCCACATACTGTGGAGGAAGATATTGTGTTGAATGGCTATGTCATCCCGAAGAAAACTATTGTGAATTTTATGGTGGCAGGGATGGCGAGGGATCCACAAGTTTGGAAAGATCCTATGGAGTTTAAGCCAGAGAGGTTCTTGGGTGAAGAAGGGGAATTAGTTGATATCACAGGGAGCAGGGAGATTAAGATGATGCCATTTGGTGCAGGGAGGAGGATTTGCCCCGGGCTTGGGTTAGGGACATTGCATTTGGAGTACTTCTTGGCAAATTTGATCAGAAGTTACAAATGGGTTGCTGTAGATGGACAAGATGTTGACATGTCAGAGAAGCAGGAGTTCACATGGGAGAAGAAAACCCGGTTGCGGGCCCATGTGTCCCAAAGGGCAAAGTAATAGGAGAGGAAATTAATCCTAATGGTCACTAAGAATAAGTGGGGATCACATCTTTTACCATGTTGCTTTAGTAGGACCGAAATAAGATATTATCGTTAGTGTACTAGTCATATGTTAATTCTATTAGTTCTGTTTTTGTGTTTCGTCCCTTGATTGGGCTGCTAGGATTgtagttgatgatattgttactCTGTAATTCTTAGATTTGGTGGCTTTGCCCACCTCCTTTCTCTGCAAACAATTTTCTTAGATGAGGTTTATCCTATGCTAGTGTtgttgaataaaaatatttggcCGCTAttgttagaaaaataaaaataaaaattagctCATCAAGTGTGTGATGAATTGAACTGATTATGGATATACATGAATcttttttgttggatttatcttgtaatttttATGTGTACATCACCCTAAAAGTTATTTATAATTCTACTAAGATTAGATATAGTTTTCCTTTGCCATATGGTGAACATTATCGTGCGATTGAAAGGTTAGCAGTGCCACCTCTCCCCCGCCCCAACCTTCAGGTGGCCTAGATCCCCTGTGGTTATTCACCATGGGTGCAGGGAAACTCGGTCATTAAGATTTACACTCAAATTTGCTTAAGAATAGATTTTTATTGATGGAGAGTGGCATTTCATATTCGTTTCATCATTAAAGAGGATAGGTTCTGAGTTCTTGTGGGAGGGCTTTGGCACATTCAGATAAAACCGGTCATCCTCCACCCATGGACTCCATAGACCTCC from Macadamia integrifolia cultivar HAES 741 chromosome 14, SCU_Mint_v3, whole genome shotgun sequence encodes the following:
- the LOC122060415 gene encoding cytochrome P450 89A2-like encodes the protein MEYSWFMILLSLCLCAAATNVFLILFSQSKSKKSKLSLPPGPPSLPIVGSIFLLKRLLTDAESLVRDLSYKYGPIITIRIGSGLSVFISSHSLAHQALIENGAAFSYRPGAVTPSCIFQNTNPDTGSSSGNRWRFLRRNLTSELLIPSRYKCFGRARRSFLETADSLLKYHVESGEPVPVVDPFRYAMFSLLLFMCFGEKFDEKVIKDIMEIEGTVVANYKRLSVFQGFPTFGKFVFRKHLSDIRRKQKSALLPLIKSRRERREKIKQENQDENIIAYIDSLFDLEFKDEEGRKMSDEEIVIFICEIMDAGSDATSTVFEWIMAHLVKDQTIQEKLYSEIQEVVNSEEEIKEEDLQKMPYLKAVVLEGLRLNPPAHFLLPHTVEEDIVLNGYVIPKKTIVNFMVAGMARDPQVWKDPMEFKPERFLGEEGELVDITGSREIKMMPFGAGRRICPGLGLGTLHLEYFLANLIRSYKWVAVDGQDVDMSEKQEFTWEKKTRLRAHVSQRAK